A part of Puntigrus tetrazona isolate hp1 chromosome 21, ASM1883169v1, whole genome shotgun sequence genomic DNA contains:
- the slc34a1b gene encoding sodium-dependent phosphate transport protein 2A isoform X1: MEKHIFTNICKIPLLLLFLYMFICSLDILSSAFQLAGGKVTGAIFKDNAVLSNPVAGLVVGILVTVLVQSSSTSTSIVVSLVSSGLLDVGSAIPIIMGSNIGTSVTNTIVALMQAGEREQFKRAFAGATVHDCFNWLSVLVLLPLEAVTGVMRLMSEAVVESFNIVTGEDGPELLKVITEPLTTRIIQLDKTVIVGIATGQEVLRNKSLIKVWCHTRITIQENVSFVPSENSTAQTTSLHTNAEKCTHLFVETRLSDLAVGLILLASSLLVLCTCLLLLVKLLNSLLQGQVAKAIQKIINTDFPFPFGWLTGYLAILFGAGMTFVVQSSSVFTSAITPLIGVGVISIERAYPLTLGSNIGTTTTAILAALASPGDKLAAAFQVALCHFIFNVLGILLWYPVPLSRLPIRMARFLGEQTSKYRWFAVLYLILCFLFLPSIVFVLSMAGWQALVGICVPCVAVLLLIVVLNRLQSQKPHLLPWWLQTWDHLPLWMHSLKPLDNIITRVTLCFRGTRNNDQSRTSPEDLPQLTEYEAEKNIVPLAHHSPALIYGYETETGAVFDSLNGKCSRL; encoded by the exons atggaaaaacacatcttCACCAATATTTGCAAGATACCTCTTCTTCTTCTATTTCTGTACATGTTCATCTGTTCGCTGGACATCCTCAGCTCAGCTTTTCAGTTAGCTGGAG GTAAGGTTACAGGGGCTATATTTAAGGACAATGCTGTCCTTTCTAATCCTGTGGCGGGACTGGTGGTGGGGATATTGGTTACTGTCCTGGTCCAAAGTTCCAGCACCTCCACCTCCATTGTTGTCAGCTTGGTCTCCTCTGGAT TGTTGGATGTTGGATCCGCAATTCCCATCATCATGGGCTCGAACATCGGCACATCTGTCACCAACACCATTGTGGCTCTGATGCAGGCAGGGGAGAGAGAGCAGTTCAAACG AGCCTTCGCGGGTGCCACAGTGCACGATTGCTTTAACTGGTTGTCAGTGTTGGTGTTGCTGCCGCTGGAAGCCGTCACTGGCGTGATGAGGCTCATGTCGGAGGCGGTGGTTGAAAGTTTCAACATCGTGACCGGAGAGGATGGTCCGGAGCTCCTGAAAGTCATCACAGAACCCCTCACCACACGGATTATACAG cTGGATAAAACAGTAATCGTAGGGATAGCAACAGGGCAAGAGGTGCTGCGCAATAAGAGCCTAATAAAAGTTTGGTGCCATACACGGATCACG ATCCAAGAGAATGTATCTTTCGTGCCTTCAGAAAACTCAACAGCGCAGACCACGTCACTACACACgaatgctgaaaaat GCACTCATCTATTTGTGGAGACGAGATTGTCTGATCTGGCTGTGGGGTTGATTCTGCTGGCTTCCTCACTGCTGGTGCTTTGCACCTGCCTCCTGCTGCTGGTTAAGCTTCTCAACTCCCTTCTCCAGGGACAAGTGGCCAAAGCCATCCAGAAAATCATCAACACAG ACTTTCCTTTCCCATTCGGCTGGCTGACTGGCTACCTGGCCATTCTCTTTGGTGCAGGCATGACTTTTGTCGTTCAGAGCAGTTCGGTGTTCACTTCTGCCATCACACCTTTGATAG GTGTTGGTGTGATAAGTATCGAGCGGGCCTACCCTCTGACCTTAGGCTCCAATATCGGAACAACCACTACAGCTATCTTAGCCGCATTAGCTAGCCCAGGAGACAAGCTAGCTGCGGCCTTTCAG GTAGCTCTGTGCCATTTCATCTTCAATGTTCTGGGCATTTTACTTTGGTACCCAGTTCCTCTTAGTCGTCTCCCCATCCGCATGGCACGGTTTTTGGGTGAGCAGACATCAAAATACAGGTGGTTTGCTGTGTTGTACTTGATTCTCTGCTTCCTCTTCCTGCCATCAATTGTCTTTGTCCTCTCCATGGCTGGATGGCAGGCTCTTGTGGGTATTTGTGTACCGTGTGTTGCTGTCCTCCTCCTCATTGTTGTTCTGAATAGACTGCAATCACAAAAACCTCACCTCTTGCCTTGGTGGCTGCAAACCTGGGACCACCTACCTCTCTGGATGCACTCCCTCAAACCGCTGGATAACATCATCACAAGAGTCACATTGTGCTTCAGGGGAACCCGGAACAATGATCAGAGCCGCACGTCTCCCGAGGATCTGCCACAGCTGACAGAATATGAAGCTGAGAAAAATATTGTGCCTTTGGCACACCATAGCCCAGCTTTGATTTATGGTTATGAGACTGAGACTGGGGCTGTTTTTGACTCACTGAATGGCAAGTGCAGCAGGCTGTAG
- the slc34a1b gene encoding sodium-dependent phosphate transport protein 2A isoform X2, whose product MEKHIFTNICKIPLLLLFLYMFICSLDILSSAFQLAGGKVTGAIFKDNAVLSNPVAGLVVGILVTVLVQSSSTSTSIVVSLVSSGLLDVGSAIPIIMGSNIGTSVTNTIVALMQAGEREQFKRAFAGATVHDCFNWLSVLVLLPLEAVTGVMRLMSEAVVESFNIVTGEDGPELLKVITEPLTTRIIQLDKTVIVGIATGQEVLRNKSLIKVWCHTRITIQENVSFVPSENSTAQTTSLHTNAEKCTHLFVETRLSDLAVGLILLASSLLVLCTCLLLLVKLLNSLLQGQVAKAIQKIINTDFPFPFGWLTGYLAILFGAGMTFVVQSSSVFTSAITPLIGVGVISIERAYPLTLGSNIGTTTTAILAALASPGDKLAAAFQLCAISSSMFWAFYFGTQFLLVVSPSAWHGFWALVGICVPCVAVLLLIVVLNRLQSQKPHLLPWWLQTWDHLPLWMHSLKPLDNIITRVTLCFRGTRNNDQSRTSPEDLPQLTEYEAEKNIVPLAHHSPALIYGYETETGAVFDSLNGKCSRL is encoded by the exons atggaaaaacacatcttCACCAATATTTGCAAGATACCTCTTCTTCTTCTATTTCTGTACATGTTCATCTGTTCGCTGGACATCCTCAGCTCAGCTTTTCAGTTAGCTGGAG GTAAGGTTACAGGGGCTATATTTAAGGACAATGCTGTCCTTTCTAATCCTGTGGCGGGACTGGTGGTGGGGATATTGGTTACTGTCCTGGTCCAAAGTTCCAGCACCTCCACCTCCATTGTTGTCAGCTTGGTCTCCTCTGGAT TGTTGGATGTTGGATCCGCAATTCCCATCATCATGGGCTCGAACATCGGCACATCTGTCACCAACACCATTGTGGCTCTGATGCAGGCAGGGGAGAGAGAGCAGTTCAAACG AGCCTTCGCGGGTGCCACAGTGCACGATTGCTTTAACTGGTTGTCAGTGTTGGTGTTGCTGCCGCTGGAAGCCGTCACTGGCGTGATGAGGCTCATGTCGGAGGCGGTGGTTGAAAGTTTCAACATCGTGACCGGAGAGGATGGTCCGGAGCTCCTGAAAGTCATCACAGAACCCCTCACCACACGGATTATACAG cTGGATAAAACAGTAATCGTAGGGATAGCAACAGGGCAAGAGGTGCTGCGCAATAAGAGCCTAATAAAAGTTTGGTGCCATACACGGATCACG ATCCAAGAGAATGTATCTTTCGTGCCTTCAGAAAACTCAACAGCGCAGACCACGTCACTACACACgaatgctgaaaaat GCACTCATCTATTTGTGGAGACGAGATTGTCTGATCTGGCTGTGGGGTTGATTCTGCTGGCTTCCTCACTGCTGGTGCTTTGCACCTGCCTCCTGCTGCTGGTTAAGCTTCTCAACTCCCTTCTCCAGGGACAAGTGGCCAAAGCCATCCAGAAAATCATCAACACAG ACTTTCCTTTCCCATTCGGCTGGCTGACTGGCTACCTGGCCATTCTCTTTGGTGCAGGCATGACTTTTGTCGTTCAGAGCAGTTCGGTGTTCACTTCTGCCATCACACCTTTGATAG GTGTTGGTGTGATAAGTATCGAGCGGGCCTACCCTCTGACCTTAGGCTCCAATATCGGAACAACCACTACAGCTATCTTAGCCGCATTAGCTAGCCCAGGAGACAAGCTAGCTGCGGCCTTTCAG CTCTGTGCCATTTCATCTTCAATGTTCTGGGCATTTTACTTTGGTACCCAGTTCCTCTTAGTCGTCTCCCCATCCGCATGGCACGGTTTTTGG GCTCTTGTGGGTATTTGTGTACCGTGTGTTGCTGTCCTCCTCCTCATTGTTGTTCTGAATAGACTGCAATCACAAAAACCTCACCTCTTGCCTTGGTGGCTGCAAACCTGGGACCACCTACCTCTCTGGATGCACTCCCTCAAACCGCTGGATAACATCATCACAAGAGTCACATTGTGCTTCAGGGGAACCCGGAACAATGATCAGAGCCGCACGTCTCCCGAGGATCTGCCACAGCTGACAGAATATGAAGCTGAGAAAAATATTGTGCCTTTGGCACACCATAGCCCAGCTTTGATTTATGGTTATGAGACTGAGACTGGGGCTGTTTTTGACTCACTGAATGGCAAGTGCAGCAGGCTGTAG
- the slc34a1b gene encoding sodium-dependent phosphate transport protein 2A isoform X3 — MEKHIFTNICKIPLLLLFLYMFICSLDILSSAFQLAGGKVTGAIFKDNAVLSNPVAGLVVGILVTVLVQSSSTSTSIVVSLVSSGLLDVGSAIPIIMGSNIGTSVTNTIVALMQAGEREQFKRAFAGATVHDCFNWLSVLVLLPLEAVTGVMRLMSEAVVESFNIVTGEDGPELLKVITEPLTTRIIQLDKTVIVGIATGQEVLRNKSLIKVWCHTRITIQENVSFVPSENSTAQTTSLHTNAEKYFPFPFGWLTGYLAILFGAGMTFVVQSSSVFTSAITPLIGVGVISIERAYPLTLGSNIGTTTTAILAALASPGDKLAAAFQVALCHFIFNVLGILLWYPVPLSRLPIRMARFLGEQTSKYRWFAVLYLILCFLFLPSIVFVLSMAGWQALVGICVPCVAVLLLIVVLNRLQSQKPHLLPWWLQTWDHLPLWMHSLKPLDNIITRVTLCFRGTRNNDQSRTSPEDLPQLTEYEAEKNIVPLAHHSPALIYGYETETGAVFDSLNGKCSRL, encoded by the exons atggaaaaacacatcttCACCAATATTTGCAAGATACCTCTTCTTCTTCTATTTCTGTACATGTTCATCTGTTCGCTGGACATCCTCAGCTCAGCTTTTCAGTTAGCTGGAG GTAAGGTTACAGGGGCTATATTTAAGGACAATGCTGTCCTTTCTAATCCTGTGGCGGGACTGGTGGTGGGGATATTGGTTACTGTCCTGGTCCAAAGTTCCAGCACCTCCACCTCCATTGTTGTCAGCTTGGTCTCCTCTGGAT TGTTGGATGTTGGATCCGCAATTCCCATCATCATGGGCTCGAACATCGGCACATCTGTCACCAACACCATTGTGGCTCTGATGCAGGCAGGGGAGAGAGAGCAGTTCAAACG AGCCTTCGCGGGTGCCACAGTGCACGATTGCTTTAACTGGTTGTCAGTGTTGGTGTTGCTGCCGCTGGAAGCCGTCACTGGCGTGATGAGGCTCATGTCGGAGGCGGTGGTTGAAAGTTTCAACATCGTGACCGGAGAGGATGGTCCGGAGCTCCTGAAAGTCATCACAGAACCCCTCACCACACGGATTATACAG cTGGATAAAACAGTAATCGTAGGGATAGCAACAGGGCAAGAGGTGCTGCGCAATAAGAGCCTAATAAAAGTTTGGTGCCATACACGGATCACG ATCCAAGAGAATGTATCTTTCGTGCCTTCAGAAAACTCAACAGCGCAGACCACGTCACTACACACgaatgctgaaaaat ACTTTCCTTTCCCATTCGGCTGGCTGACTGGCTACCTGGCCATTCTCTTTGGTGCAGGCATGACTTTTGTCGTTCAGAGCAGTTCGGTGTTCACTTCTGCCATCACACCTTTGATAG GTGTTGGTGTGATAAGTATCGAGCGGGCCTACCCTCTGACCTTAGGCTCCAATATCGGAACAACCACTACAGCTATCTTAGCCGCATTAGCTAGCCCAGGAGACAAGCTAGCTGCGGCCTTTCAG GTAGCTCTGTGCCATTTCATCTTCAATGTTCTGGGCATTTTACTTTGGTACCCAGTTCCTCTTAGTCGTCTCCCCATCCGCATGGCACGGTTTTTGGGTGAGCAGACATCAAAATACAGGTGGTTTGCTGTGTTGTACTTGATTCTCTGCTTCCTCTTCCTGCCATCAATTGTCTTTGTCCTCTCCATGGCTGGATGGCAGGCTCTTGTGGGTATTTGTGTACCGTGTGTTGCTGTCCTCCTCCTCATTGTTGTTCTGAATAGACTGCAATCACAAAAACCTCACCTCTTGCCTTGGTGGCTGCAAACCTGGGACCACCTACCTCTCTGGATGCACTCCCTCAAACCGCTGGATAACATCATCACAAGAGTCACATTGTGCTTCAGGGGAACCCGGAACAATGATCAGAGCCGCACGTCTCCCGAGGATCTGCCACAGCTGACAGAATATGAAGCTGAGAAAAATATTGTGCCTTTGGCACACCATAGCCCAGCTTTGATTTATGGTTATGAGACTGAGACTGGGGCTGTTTTTGACTCACTGAATGGCAAGTGCAGCAGGCTGTAG
- the rgs14b gene encoding regulator of G-protein signaling 14 isoform X1 translates to MSLKGNNSGISNGLKTLAVSDGELNVLDTDDRSVSQYSSSNTSLPTVPSEGSRGVGQVASWAVSFERLLEDPTGVRYFTGFLKSEVSAENILFWLACEKFRKIPVHQTEQLKKEASSIYNTFLSSNATSPINIDDRVRVEEKDVQNPHPDIFQKAQQQIFKLMKFDSYTRFVRSQLYQSCMLANVEGRPLPGLDSRGRPITATKPTSSNSPKEQVKFDRTKERLKMKPGTADGDDVVERRKVNLQGMMGKDKRKEKRGSWGESPISFKTGLVKSLEVEKLVARSADGRVDKYCCVFLPDGTASLTPARPGITIRNMLTGLCEKRGLPLSDIIIYLHGKDKQPLSLDQDSSVLKDQQVFLELRVTFAVKVAFTGKTVAVVVKSNKTLQDALATMLHKHRLRSQDAIVSMSGTGQIIHMNTVVTSLANKTLILDKAGVDQASSPKGNFSPPSFQDRRGAVDANMFPPGISRSAARQKNPGLRRTYDMEGLVELLNRAQCCSADDQRGLLKKEHLMLPQFLQLPLEEVEETETSRSLEVSCCSMGSLEVDSPAEQSDTLGKEQSENECSNPARETVV, encoded by the exons ATGTCTCTGAAAGGGAACAACAGTGGGATATCCAACGGACTTAAG ACTCTGGCTGTTTCAGATGGAG AACTGAATGTTTTGGACACAGATGATCGCTCAGTATCACAGTACTCCAGCAGTAACACCAGTCTGCCCACTGTGCCCAGTGAAGGGAGTAGAGGGGTCGGTCAGGTGGCCAGCTGGGCCGTTAGCTTCGAGAGGCTCCTGGAGGACCCAACGGGAGTACGCTACTTCACA GGATTTCTGAAATCTGAGGTCAGTGCTGAGAACATCTTGTTCTGGCTGGCATGTGAAAAGTTTCGCAAGATACCTGTCCATCAAACTGAGCAG CTTAAGAAAGAGGCATCCTCTATTTATAACACTTTCCTGTCCAGCAATGCAACGTCTCCCATCAATATAGATGACAGGGTACGAGTCGAGGAGAAAGATGTACAAAATCCTCATCCTGACATCTTTCAAAAAGCACAACAACAG ATCTTCAAACTGATGAAGTTTGACAGCTATACTCGTTTTGTGCGCTCACAGCTCTATCAGAGCTGCATGCTAGCGAACGTAGAGGGCAGGCCTCTGCCGGGGCTGGACTCTCGCGGCAGACCCATCACAGCAACAAAACCCACCAGCAGCAATTCTCCCAAAGAGCAAGTCAAATTTGATAGAACTAAAGAG AGGTTAAAGATGAAGCCTGGAACAGCAGATGGTGATGATGTGGTAGAGAGGAGGAAAGTCAATCTgcaaggcatgatgggaaagGACAAGCGCAAAGAGAAGAGAGGGTCTTGGGGAG AATCACCTATCAGCTTCAAAACTGGACTTGTGAAGAGTTTGGAG GTTGAGAAATTAGTTGCACGTTCTGCAGACGGAAGGGTAGATAAGTACTGCTGCGTCTTCCTGCCTGATGGTACAGCTTCTCTGACCCCAGCCCGACCTGGCATCACAATCCGCAACATGCTCACCGGACTGTGTGAAAAAAGAGGCCTTCCTCTGTCAGACATCATTATTTATCTACATGGCAAAGATAAA CAACCACTGTCACTGGACCAGGACAGCTCTGTGCTGAAGGACCAGCAGGTGTTTTTAGAACTGAGGGTCACGTTTGC GGTGAAGGTAGCCTTCACAGGAAAGACGGTGGCCGTTGTGGTAAAGTCCAATAAGACGCTGCAGGACGCCCTTGCGACAATGCTTCATAAACATCGCCTGAGGTCACAGGATGCCATTGTCAGCATG aGTGGAACCGGACAGATAATACATATGAACACAGTAGTCACCTCTCTGGCCAATAAGACACTAATTCTAGATAAAG CAGGTGTTGATCAGGCCAGCAGCCCCAAAGGGAACTTCTCACCTCCTTCATTTCAA GATCGGAGAGGTGCTGTGGACGCAAACATGTTCCCTCCAGGGATTTCCAGATCAGCTGCCCGGCAGAAGAACCCTGGATTGAGGAGGACCTATGACATGGAGG GTTTGGTGGAGTTGTTAAACCGAGCTCAGTGCTGCAGTGCAGACGATCAGCGAGGCCTCCTGAAGAAAGAACATCTAATGCTGCCTCAGTTTCTCCAGTTACCCCTGGAAGAAGTGGAGGAAACTGAGACAAGCAGATCACTGGAGGTGTCCTGCTGCAGTATGGGGTCTCTCGAAGTGGACTCTCCTGCAGAACAATCAGACACTTTAGGGAAGGAACAATCAGAGAATGAATGCTCAAACCCAGCTCGAGAAACTGTGGTGTGA
- the rgs14b gene encoding regulator of G-protein signaling 14 isoform X2 yields MSLKGNNSGISNGLKTLAVSDGELNVLDTDDRSVSQYSSSNTSLPTVPSEGSRGVGQVASWAVSFERLLEDPTGVRYFTGFLKSEVSAENILFWLACEKFRKIPVHQTEQLKKEASSIYNTFLSSNATSPINIDDRVRVEEKDVQNPHPDIFQKAQQQIFKLMKFDSYTRFVRSQLYQSCMLANVEGRPLPGLDSRGRPITATKPTSSNSPKEQVKFDRTKERLKMKPGTADGDDVVERRKVNLQGMMGKDKRKEKRGSWGESPISFKTGLVKSLEVEKLVARSADGRVDKYCCVFLPDGTASLTPARPGITIRNMLTGLCEKRGLPLSDIIIYLHGKDKQPLSLDQDSSVLKDQQVFLELRVTFAVKVAFTGKTVAVVVKSNKTLQDALATMLHKHRLRSQDAIVSMSGTGQIIHMNTVVTSLANKTLILDKGVDQASSPKGNFSPPSFQDRRGAVDANMFPPGISRSAARQKNPGLRRTYDMEGLVELLNRAQCCSADDQRGLLKKEHLMLPQFLQLPLEEVEETETSRSLEVSCCSMGSLEVDSPAEQSDTLGKEQSENECSNPARETVV; encoded by the exons ATGTCTCTGAAAGGGAACAACAGTGGGATATCCAACGGACTTAAG ACTCTGGCTGTTTCAGATGGAG AACTGAATGTTTTGGACACAGATGATCGCTCAGTATCACAGTACTCCAGCAGTAACACCAGTCTGCCCACTGTGCCCAGTGAAGGGAGTAGAGGGGTCGGTCAGGTGGCCAGCTGGGCCGTTAGCTTCGAGAGGCTCCTGGAGGACCCAACGGGAGTACGCTACTTCACA GGATTTCTGAAATCTGAGGTCAGTGCTGAGAACATCTTGTTCTGGCTGGCATGTGAAAAGTTTCGCAAGATACCTGTCCATCAAACTGAGCAG CTTAAGAAAGAGGCATCCTCTATTTATAACACTTTCCTGTCCAGCAATGCAACGTCTCCCATCAATATAGATGACAGGGTACGAGTCGAGGAGAAAGATGTACAAAATCCTCATCCTGACATCTTTCAAAAAGCACAACAACAG ATCTTCAAACTGATGAAGTTTGACAGCTATACTCGTTTTGTGCGCTCACAGCTCTATCAGAGCTGCATGCTAGCGAACGTAGAGGGCAGGCCTCTGCCGGGGCTGGACTCTCGCGGCAGACCCATCACAGCAACAAAACCCACCAGCAGCAATTCTCCCAAAGAGCAAGTCAAATTTGATAGAACTAAAGAG AGGTTAAAGATGAAGCCTGGAACAGCAGATGGTGATGATGTGGTAGAGAGGAGGAAAGTCAATCTgcaaggcatgatgggaaagGACAAGCGCAAAGAGAAGAGAGGGTCTTGGGGAG AATCACCTATCAGCTTCAAAACTGGACTTGTGAAGAGTTTGGAG GTTGAGAAATTAGTTGCACGTTCTGCAGACGGAAGGGTAGATAAGTACTGCTGCGTCTTCCTGCCTGATGGTACAGCTTCTCTGACCCCAGCCCGACCTGGCATCACAATCCGCAACATGCTCACCGGACTGTGTGAAAAAAGAGGCCTTCCTCTGTCAGACATCATTATTTATCTACATGGCAAAGATAAA CAACCACTGTCACTGGACCAGGACAGCTCTGTGCTGAAGGACCAGCAGGTGTTTTTAGAACTGAGGGTCACGTTTGC GGTGAAGGTAGCCTTCACAGGAAAGACGGTGGCCGTTGTGGTAAAGTCCAATAAGACGCTGCAGGACGCCCTTGCGACAATGCTTCATAAACATCGCCTGAGGTCACAGGATGCCATTGTCAGCATG aGTGGAACCGGACAGATAATACATATGAACACAGTAGTCACCTCTCTGGCCAATAAGACACTAATTCTAGATAAAG GTGTTGATCAGGCCAGCAGCCCCAAAGGGAACTTCTCACCTCCTTCATTTCAA GATCGGAGAGGTGCTGTGGACGCAAACATGTTCCCTCCAGGGATTTCCAGATCAGCTGCCCGGCAGAAGAACCCTGGATTGAGGAGGACCTATGACATGGAGG GTTTGGTGGAGTTGTTAAACCGAGCTCAGTGCTGCAGTGCAGACGATCAGCGAGGCCTCCTGAAGAAAGAACATCTAATGCTGCCTCAGTTTCTCCAGTTACCCCTGGAAGAAGTGGAGGAAACTGAGACAAGCAGATCACTGGAGGTGTCCTGCTGCAGTATGGGGTCTCTCGAAGTGGACTCTCCTGCAGAACAATCAGACACTTTAGGGAAGGAACAATCAGAGAATGAATGCTCAAACCCAGCTCGAGAAACTGTGGTGTGA